A genomic region of Mesorhizobium sp. NZP2077 contains the following coding sequences:
- a CDS encoding ROK family protein, which produces MAKAVKQTASDAEQIVLAIDIGGSHVKILTSAGGAERRDDSGPDLTPQQMVDKVKKLAEGLSYDVISMGYPGPVRHNKPVLDPKNLGKGWAGFDFAAQFGKPVKLVNDALMQAIGSYEGERMLFLGLGTGLGAAMIADHVGLPMELAHLPYKKAKSFEDYVGERGLERRGKKKWRESVFDVVNRLRAALQPDYVVIGGGNVDKLDELPADSRRGDNTRAFEGGFRLWRDKALIV; this is translated from the coding sequence ATGGCCAAGGCGGTGAAGCAGACAGCATCCGACGCCGAGCAGATCGTTCTGGCGATCGACATTGGCGGCTCGCACGTCAAGATCCTGACCAGCGCCGGTGGTGCCGAGCGTCGGGACGATTCCGGCCCGGACCTGACGCCGCAGCAGATGGTCGACAAGGTGAAGAAACTCGCCGAAGGTTTGTCCTATGACGTCATCTCGATGGGCTATCCCGGCCCGGTGCGTCACAACAAGCCGGTGCTCGACCCCAAGAATCTCGGCAAGGGTTGGGCCGGCTTCGATTTCGCCGCGCAGTTCGGCAAGCCGGTCAAGCTGGTCAACGACGCGTTGATGCAGGCCATCGGCAGCTATGAGGGCGAGCGCATGCTGTTCCTCGGCCTCGGAACCGGCCTCGGCGCGGCGATGATCGCCGACCATGTAGGCCTGCCCATGGAACTCGCCCACCTTCCTTACAAGAAGGCCAAGAGCTTCGAGGATTATGTCGGTGAACGTGGCTTGGAAAGGCGCGGCAAGAAGAAATGGCGCGAATCTGTTTTCGACGTCGTCAACCGGCTGCGCGCCGCCCTCCAGCCAGACTATGTCGTCATTGGCGGCGGCAATGTCGACAAGCTCGACGAGTTACCGGCCGACTCCAGGCGCGGTGACAACACACGTGCCTTCGAAGGCGGATTTCGTCTGTGGCGAGACAAGGCGTTGATCGTCTGA
- a CDS encoding MucR family transcriptional regulator has product MTDDSNDARTDLLELTAHIVSAYVEKNRLPVSGLADLIASVATSIGGLGKPAVPVAEPLVPAVNPKKSVTPDFIICLEDGKKFKSLKRHLGVHFNLTPDAYRAKWGLPSDYPMVAPNYAASRSQLAKSIGLGRKAAEVVPVKAKGRKAKVSA; this is encoded by the coding sequence TTGACCGACGATAGCAACGACGCTCGCACCGACCTTCTCGAGCTGACCGCCCACATCGTGTCCGCTTACGTTGAAAAGAACCGCTTGCCCGTCTCCGGCCTGGCCGACCTCATCGCCAGCGTCGCCACCTCGATCGGCGGGCTCGGCAAGCCGGCCGTGCCAGTGGCAGAACCGCTGGTTCCCGCAGTCAACCCGAAGAAGTCGGTGACGCCGGATTTCATCATCTGCCTCGAAGACGGCAAGAAGTTCAAATCGCTGAAGCGCCATCTCGGTGTGCATTTCAACCTGACCCCGGACGCCTACCGCGCCAAATGGGGCCTGCCATCGGACTATCCGATGGTTGCTCCTAACTACGCCGCCTCGCGTTCGCAGCTGGCGAAGTCGATCGGCCTCGGCCGCAAGGCCGCCGAAGTGGTGCCCGTCAAGGCCAAGGGCCGCAAGGCCAAGGTTTCGGCCTGA